Proteins from one Methanobrevibacter sp. genomic window:
- a CDS encoding ABC transporter permease has protein sequence MNFIKKNELFLLEEIIKRNFSSKYKDSVLGMLWTILSPLLMMVLFTVIFSTIFHNKIENFQVYFLCGWCLFNFFTSSISVSMGSLKGNRSILQRTPAPKYIFILGGIISEFLNLIIMMVLLIIVMFVTHAPFHLSTMPFSIIPIISLVIMVTGLGLILSIVCVYYSDVQHLWTVVSMMLMYASAIFYPITIIPEPYRQYLMLNPLFWVIDQFRCFVYYGTFPQLGDIVNLLLLSLIILVFGIIVFKKFERRVTMKF, from the coding sequence ATGAATTTTATTAAGAAAAATGAATTATTTTTATTAGAGGAGATTATTAAAAGAAATTTTTCATCAAAATATAAAGATTCTGTTTTAGGAATGTTATGGACAATTTTAAGTCCATTATTAATGATGGTATTATTTACGGTGATATTCTCTACAATCTTTCACAACAAAATTGAAAATTTTCAAGTATACTTTTTGTGTGGATGGTGTTTATTTAATTTTTTCACATCATCAATAAGTGTATCAATGGGTTCATTAAAGGGAAATAGAAGTATTTTACAAAGAACTCCTGCCCCTAAATATATTTTTATTTTAGGAGGGATTATATCTGAATTTTTAAATTTAATAATTATGATGGTACTTTTAATAATTGTAATGTTTGTTACTCATGCCCCATTTCACCTTTCGACAATGCCATTTTCAATTATTCCAATTATTTCATTAGTAATCATGGTTACTGGATTAGGATTAATTTTATCTATAGTGTGTGTTTATTATTCTGATGTCCAACATCTATGGACTGTTGTTTCTATGATGTTAATGTATGCCTCAGCCATATTTTATCCAATAACTATTATTCCTGAGCCTTATAGGCAATATTTAATGTTAAATCCTTTATTTTGGGTTATTGACCAATTCAGGTGTTTTGTTTATTATGGCACTTTTCCACAATTGGGAGATATTGTAAATTTATTGTTGTTATCTTTAATAATATTGGTTTTTGGCATAATTGTATTTAAAAAATTTGAAAGAAGAGTCACTATGAAATTCTAG